CGCCAGTCGAGCGAGGAGTTCTCGGCCGCCGAGACGAGCTGCATGGCGACGTCCTTCTTCGCCGGATCGTCCAGGTTGACGCTGGCCGGGGTGGTGGCGGTCGGGGTGGGGGTGGGGGTGCCGCCGCCGGGCAGGGTCCACTGCTGGTTGGTGGTGCCGCCGCAGGTCCAGATCTGGAGCCGGGCACCGTTGGCGGTGCTCCGGTCGGTCACGTCGAGGCACTTGCCCGAGGCGGTGTTGACCAGGGCGCCACCGCTGGCGGCGGTCCACTTCTGGGCGCCGGTGCCGTTGCAGTCGTACAGCTGGATCCTGGTGCCGTCGGCGGTCGACGCGGCGGTGACGTCGAGGCACTTGCCGAGCGCGCGGATCGAGCCGTCGCTGTTGCCCACCGTCCACGTCTGGGCCGCCGTGCCGTTGCAGTCGTAGAGCTGCACGGCGGTGCCGTTGGCCGGGTTGGCGCCGGCCACGTCGACGCACTTCCCGGCCAGGCCGGTGATCGGGCCGGCGGTCGCGGCGCTGGCCGACGGCAGGCCGTAACCGACCGCGGCGACGCCGGTCAGCAGGGTGCCCACGGCGTAGGCGACTGTTCTTCTGCGCACCAGGGCGCTCCTCGGGGAAGGGGCGGCGGGCCGCCGGCCGGTCGGTACCCGGACGCGACGTGCGCCCCGGCGGGCACCGCGATAATCAGTAAACTGTATTAACAAATAGCAGCACCCCCATCGGCTGTCAATCGACGCCGGGCCGGTCCGCGCGCGGAGGCGACGGCGGCCCCCGGTGATCGTCCGCTACGGCGACGGGTAGCCGGCGACCGGGGCCTGCGCGGGCGCTCCGTCGCCGGCCGGCTGCTCCGCGCAGGTGCGGACGTACGGCCGGCCGGGGACGTGGCGGTCCCACTCGGCGCGGCTGAGGTTCCGACCGGCCAGTTCACACGCCTGGCGTACCCAGGTACCCGGGGTGGCCCAGAGCCGGACGGTGCCGTCGTCGGCGGCGCTGGCCAGCAGCTCGCCGTCCGGGCTGAAGGCGACGGCGTTCACCTGCCTGAGGTGCGGGGTGAGCGGGTCGGCGACCGGCTCGGCGGTGGCGGTGGCCCAGAAGACGACCGACCGGTCCTCGCCGCCGGTGGCGAAGAGGCGGCCGTCCGGGCTGAACGCCGCCGCGTTGACCGCTACCTGCCCGGGCAGGCGGTGATGCCGGAACTCGGCGTCGGAGCGGCGCCAGATCCGAGCGGTATCTCGTTGCGGAAAACTCCCGGTCAGCAGCGCATCGCCGGTCGGACTGATCGCCAGGACGCTGGTGACCTCGGTGGTGAAGCCGCCCGGACCGTCGCCGCGGATCTGTCCCTGGGCGATCCGGTCACCGCTGCCGACATCCCAGAGCCGCACCTGGCCGACCTTCTCGCCCTCGGCGGCAAGCTGACTCCCGTCGGCACGGAAGACCAGCGAGGAACCGTTGGCGCCGGGTCGCGCCGAACCCACCGGGTGGCCGGTGGTCACCTCCCACACCGCGATCTCGCCCTCCTCGGACCTGACGGCGTACCGCTCGGCGTCCGGAGCGAGTCGCACCGTCGTTCCGCTGGAGTCGGGCACGGGACGGGAGGCCAGCAGTTTCCCGGAGGGGATCTCCCACCGGTAGATCGCGCTGCTGGTCCGGCTCGTCAGCGACCGGCCGTCCGGAGCGAACACCACCTGGTGCTGCGAGTTCGCGCTGAACACCTCGTTCGGGTCCAGGACCTTCCCGTCGGGGCTCCAGGGACCGGCGACCTGCCGGCGGCTGGCCACGTCCCAGATCCGGACGCTGCCATCGAACCCGCCGGTGGCCAGCCTCGTGCCGTCCGGGCTGAAGACGACGTCGTTCACCCGGCTGGCGTCCACCGTGACGGTGGCCCCCAGCGGCTGCCGGACCGGCGAGCCCCAGACCCGGATCTGCCGGTCCTCTCCGCCGGAGACCAGCAGCGAGCCGTCCCGGTCGACCGCCAGCGACTCGACGCCGCCCACGTGCCCGGTCAGGGTCGGTCCGGACTGCTGCCGGGTCCTCGGATCCCACTCCCGCACCGCGCCCAGGGAGTCGGCGGTGACCAGGGTCGACCGGCCGGGTCGGAACACCAGGTCACGCAGCGGGGCGGCGAGCCGGATCTCACCGGTCTGCCGACCGTCCGGGGAGAGCAGGTGCACCACGCCCTCGTCGCCGCCGACCGCGAGGAGCTTCCCGTCGGGGCTGAACGCCACCGCGAGCGCACCCCGCACGATGCGCCGCCGGTCGACGACCCGGCGGGTGGACACCTCGTAGTAGTCGACGATGCCCACCTCGCTGGCGCTGACCAGCAGCCGGCCGTCCGGGCTGAAGGTGAGGTCGGTGAGGTTGCCCGACTTCGCGTCGAGCGGCCCGCCGGACGGCTCGCGGCTGGCCACGTCCCAGAGCTGGATGGCACCGTCGCCGTCGAGGCCGGCGAGCAGTCGGCCGTCCGGGCTGAACGCCACCGCGCCGAGGAACCCCCCACGGTCGGTCAGCTGGTGCGCCGTCGGCGTATCGAGGCTGAGATCCCACAGGGCGACGCCGCCCCCACCCATGCTGGCGAGGTAACGGCCGTCCGGGCTGAAGGCGACGGCCTGGCCGGTCTGGCCGCCGGCCAGCGTTTTCACGTGCCGCCCGGTGCGCAGGTCCCAGAGCCACAGCTGACCGTCGAGGAGAATCGGTTCCACGCTGGCCAGCAGGTTTCCGTCCGGGCTGACGGCCACCCCCCTGACGGTGCCCCGGTGCCCGTACAGCACCCGGGACGGTGCCAGCGGGCGGGACAGCAGGGACGCCAGGGTCGACCAGGCTTCCCGGCCAGGGTCCGTCCGCAGCCGTTCCAGGGCGAGCAGCAGCGCCAGGTCGGGCTGCCGGTCGGCCAGTCCGCCCGCCTCTCCGGCCAGCCGGCGGGCGTCCGCCCGCCGCGCCTGCGCCGCGGCCTGCGCCGCCTGGTGCCGGGCATCCTGCCGCTGCACGACGGCGAACCCGCCGAGCAGCACCGCGAGGACGAGCAGCCCGGCCAGCACCGCGACACGGCGGCGCTCCCGGCGCAGCCGATCCTGCTGGGCGGCGGCGCTGAGCCGGACGTACCC
Above is a window of Micromonospora rifamycinica DNA encoding:
- a CDS encoding nSTAND1 domain-containing NTPase produces the protein MRGPAGRGDDGRLDGADASAGFVQGVVQILDGAGRAAGAGFLVADGLLVTCAHVLASGPGPHPDGPVLVRFPGLDDQPRQARVSTPHWRTPGAGDVAFLRMADPAPASARPLPLGTAGAGRRPVKTYGFPTNAPDAGQYGYAVTGDRIRSGNDVELLQLTDCTEVTEGFSGAPVVDEQTGLVIGMVDSIAAPDRHGRGRSTGYVTPTETLWTVHPDLRPAHVCPYPGLRAFTTADAAWFHGRDRAVAAVLASIDRYPPFVALLGPSGSGKSSLVRAGVRPTLERAGLPGSDRWDWVVARPGQDPYLSLTRAGLPDAGAGLASAVRRWRDRKPDAGRLVLVLDQFEELLLATAAEPRDRLLRELVELPDRAPAATVLLTLRDDFYSRVAAAAPALMTLVERGLVNVPARVEAVDLAAIVERPARTVGLAVEPGLTERIARDAARVTEAAGAVGSAPTTVLPLLSSALAELWRRRENGRLTHAAYDRIGGVAGWLDRWCDQAYADACQTLPADRSPLARQLITALVRPGDEVAAVPATRQRRTLAELGAAGPGPDVPEATAVVTVLADRRLVTTGRDPTTGAPVVELAHEALIHQWAALRRWLVDDHDFLTWRRGAEAARAQWQASTQGRDGTDPELLLHGTALAAALDWAGRRPQDIPPDLAGYVRLSAAAQQDRLRRERRRVAVLAGLLVLAVLLGGFAVVQRQDARHQAAQAAAQARRADARRLAGEAGGLADRQPDLALLLALERLRTDPGREAWSTLASLLSRPLAPSRVLYGHRGTVRGVAVSPDGNLLASVEPILLDGQLWLWDLRTGRHVKTLAGGQTGQAVAFSPDGRYLASMGGGGVALWDLSLDTPTAHQLTDRGGFLGAVAFSPDGRLLAGLDGDGAIQLWDVASREPSGGPLDAKSGNLTDLTFSPDGRLLVSASEVGIVDYYEVSTRRVVDRRRIVRGALAVAFSPDGKLLAVGGDEGVVHLLSPDGRQTGEIRLAAPLRDLVFRPGRSTLVTADSLGAVREWDPRTRQQSGPTLTGHVGGVESLAVDRDGSLLVSGGEDRQIRVWGSPVRQPLGATVTVDASRVNDVVFSPDGTRLATGGFDGSVRIWDVASRRQVAGPWSPDGKVLDPNEVFSANSQHQVVFAPDGRSLTSRTSSAIYRWEIPSGKLLASRPVPDSSGTTVRLAPDAERYAVRSEEGEIAVWEVTTGHPVGSARPGANGSSLVFRADGSQLAAEGEKVGQVRLWDVGSGDRIAQGQIRGDGPGGFTTEVTSVLAISPTGDALLTGSFPQRDTARIWRRSDAEFRHHRLPGQVAVNAAAFSPDGRLFATGGEDRSVVFWATATAEPVADPLTPHLRQVNAVAFSPDGELLASAADDGTVRLWATPGTWVRQACELAGRNLSRAEWDRHVPGRPYVRTCAEQPAGDGAPAQAPVAGYPSP